One region of Wyeomyia smithii strain HCP4-BCI-WySm-NY-G18 chromosome 3, ASM2978416v1, whole genome shotgun sequence genomic DNA includes:
- the LOC129728162 gene encoding uncharacterized protein K02A2.6-like — MDDTLTSATTTELMIIFSRYGIPESLKADNGPQFTSEDFLAFCEEYDIRLVHSIPYWPQMNGEVERQNRSILKRLRIAQELDKDWRKELRQYLLIYHTANHTTTGKPPSELMFGRRIRTKLPSISKASEQYDVVRERDAIEKERGKLYADKKRRAKPSGLQVGDRVLAKRTRKGNKLCADFSPETFEVVQRSGADVTIS, encoded by the coding sequence ATGGATGACACATTAACGTCTGCTACTACTACCGAACTGATGATTATTTTCTCTCGATATGGAATACCAGAGAGCCTGAAAGCCGACAATGGTCCGCAGTTCACATCCGAAGACTTTTTAGCTTTCTGTGAGGAGTATGACATCCGGTTGGTGCACTCGATTCCTTATTGGCCTCAGATGAACGGGGAAGTTGAGCGTCAAAACCGCTCTATCTTGAAGCGATTGAGGATAGCCCAGGAATTGGACAAGGACTGGCGGAAAGAGTTGAGGCAGTATCTTCTGATATATCACACAGCCAATCATACGACCACAGGGAAACCCCCATCAGAGCTCATGTTTGGGCGCCGCATACGCACTAAATTGCCAAGCATTTCAAAGGCATCAGAGCAATACGACGTCGTTAGAGAACGGGACGCTATTGAAAAAGAGAGAGGGAAGTTATATGCGGACAAGAAACGCAGAGCTAAACCAAGTGGGTTGCAAGTGGGAGATCGCGTTCTAGCGAAGCGTACCAGAAAGGGAAATAAGTTGTGTGCCGACTTCTCACCTGAAACTTTCGAAGTTGTCCAGAGAAGCGGAGCTGATGTTACCATTAGTTAA